A segment of the Collimonas fungivorans genome:
CAACGTACGTTCGCGGGCGTAACCATCGGCATTACTCAAGTCAATCCAACTCAGAAGCCGAGTACGTTCTATGTTCTTTGCGGCGGAAAACAAGAAAAGCGACCGCCATCCGATCCTCTCGGTATCGGCAAGCGCATGTTTGGCGAAGGACAGCTCGTAGCGAATCACGTATTCCCACCGAGCCATATTTGATAGCGGCAGGAGGCTGGTCACGCGAGCGAGTTCGGCCATAGTGTCAACACGTTGGCTGGCTAGGCCTGACGAGGTAGCGATGGCTCTGATCCCGGCCCGTAGCTCGTCTTCCATACGTAGATGTGCTCTCTCGAGGATCAAATGTTTCTCTCCCTATCTTAAGAAATATTCCCTTGGACGCAGCTCAAAACGAATGTCCTCTCCTGGCCGATTTCCGCCATAGGTGAAAGGCATTTTTCGCCCCAAGCAGTCGGTTGAAATTTTCCAAAGCAGATATTTATAACAAGATCAAACGAAGTTAGGTAGCTCTCAAAATAATTTGAATAGTTTTTTGTCTTGGCAAGTCCAACCATAGGAGAACGGTACTCAACCCTGAACCTGCGAGTTCCACTGCCGCTGAATATCCCTTGGGGATGCACTCTACTTGACGTCGAAACACATCTACGCTCTTGAGAGTAAGATCAATATCAGCAATAGTGCCGCTTTCTCGGTTATGAAATTCTCCATCTACCATCTCTGCGCTGGTCCAGAACGCTGTAATAAATGTGGTCCCAAGCGGCACATCGGTCGCAGAATTGTTTGTGACAGCCACTCGCCCATCTTTAAGCATGCGACCAATAATGATTTCGTAACTTGGCATTTTTTCTCACAACAATCAATTTCGCATTTACCGGCTCAGCCATCTCTCATTGACCAATTTGCGCTGAGGGCTATATAACCACCTTCTGCTCAATATCGAATTGCGGTGTTGATTGGATAAAACTCCGCCAAGCCAATAGCAATTTTTCAAAATCATCAATTTTGACAAATTCAAAGCACGTCTCGTCAAGTTGCGAGTAAATTCTCACTTCTGTATCCGATAGCTCTGCTGCCCAATCTTCACGCCCCCAGTAATATGAATCAATGTGACGCTTTTTAATTAAATGAATCTGACTCAAACATTCGTCATACCAAGGCAGCATGTCCAAAAATGGGACACCTCCATCATCCACCAATAGGCAAGCAAGCGGGCTGTAGCCCTCGTTGTTTACCTCTTTTGTGCAACAACTAGGAACCAGGCGCTCAAACTGCTTTTCCCATGAGAAGTAAAATTCCATCACGTTGTCCTATTTTTCAAGGGAATTGATTTCCACGTAACGAGATTATTATCAAATGACCGCTTCTGGCCGAATTTACTCATCGTGCAGCACCGTTTAGCCCCTCGGCAGAACGGCTCATCTTTGAGTACATTTACTTCGCGATTAACATGGGTAACTGCTCAAATGGCATAATGGGGTTCAATTGTAACCAACACCGCTCGCTAATCCACAGGTCAACATCTAGCCTATGAAAGCAAGTGTGACATACGGTCACCACTCGCCAGTCTCCGGTACCTTGACAGTCTATAGACATCAAGGGTTCTATTGGCTTATCAATTAGACCGTCCTCTGGGAAGGGATAAATCTCTTTAATGGAGGTATCTTTTTCAACGCCACAGGCGAGGCATTTATGTTTCATATGATAGGGGCACCTAATATTGAATTCAACAACGCAGTTCTACAACTGGCACAAAAAATTTGACAAAGCAACATCAATTAAGAGGTGTGGTTGCATGACCGCTTGTGCCCGTTTTGAGTCAGTCGTGATGGGCTCAATTCGACCAAAAAACTGCCTTTGCGAAAGCTATCCAGACGTATGCAGCTAAACTTGAGAACGGAGCCACAAATCTATCGTCCCTATATCATTTTCTGTGAGTCCCGTAACACCATCGACAAGGTACAAGTTCTTGCAATTCGAATCAAAGTACTCTTCGATATCATCCAATATTAGGTATGACGCATTCTCCGGCACGTTACTAGCCAGCCACGATTCAATCTCACGTTGACGAATGCCTGGCACGTAGTCAGTCGTACTCTCTAAAATCGGAGTAACACCGAGAAAGCGCTCAGTGAAGCGTTTGCCGCCATGAGCAACAAGTAGCTCAATTAGTTCTGAAAAAGAATACCGCTCCCTCCACGTGGAAGTGATAACTACCGAAATCCCAGGAATATTTTCCAGTATTTTCCATAACGGCCCGGTCGCAGAAAACGGTTTGTCCAATGGCCCCATTGGAAAAGGGTGAAGTACTCCATCAAAGTCTAGAAAGAGAATCATGTGATTTTTAACTCAATAAATTCAATGCTCAAAGTCCGCTATTGGCTGTGGATTCAACCGGTGGAGGCCGCAGATTGATGAAATCGTTTAGCCGCTGTTTGGAAGTTTAACGCTTATTTTTGTCATAGACGTCTTTCAACCAGTGACCGATGCATCCGATTGCAAGAATCGATATTGCCCAAAACGACCACTCATGCAGCTCGTCGCCTTTTCCAAGCATTATTAATGAAACCGATAGTGCCGAAAGCAAAAAACCGTATCCACCAACACTGATGTATTTGCTCGGAAATATCATTAACCCCAGAAATCCGACAAGAAAAAGTACTGTGGCCATAGTTCATCTTTCAAGCTATAAATGGCTGTGGCATCGGTGCCAGGCAACGGGCCACCAAGCACGCTATTTCTCGCGCACATGTCTGACCGCTTTCTGGAAAATTTGTAACTGGCTGCTTCTGGCCGTTTTGAGCCGGTCGCGACAGGTTGATTTCGACCCATTGCGGACATATCGCCTACCCAATAACTGTCGTTCAGTGTCCGCTATTCATTTCGCGCGAAAAAACAGAGGTAACGACGACTTCGTTAGGACGACGCACACCTGGTTTAGCGGCGGGCATTAATTTATCCATCTCCGCTTTGGTATGAACAGCGATAATTTCGAGATCTTCCGCACTAACGCGTACCTGCTGGATCGTAACTACCCCTATCTGCATCGCGAGACCTGACTCAAGAACGGTTTGCTCGACGTGATCTGCATCGAGCCATCTGTACTTTCCCGCCGAGTGATTTTTGCTAGTTGCGAGGGTCCACGTGCCATTCGGGAAGAATTCAACAATTGACTTTCCATCAGTGGCTTGAGGTGCAACGGTCTTGCCGTCGAGCGTCCGAAGCAGCGAAATGTGCCGCCACCGTCCGACGATTAGTCGGTCCGCAGAGACTTGGTGAGAGTCGACCGTCGGAGATGAAGTGGCAATTTTCTTACCTCTCTTGCTAATTCTTTGGTCTAGATATGCCGAAAGCGAAGGGTCGTTTTTTCGCAGGTCAAATTTTCCATCAGCGATAGATTGAATGTAGTCACTGCAAAGGGATGCTTGGCCTTCCTGAGAGCTTATCCCTTTGATCGAAATCCTTATGGTTTCAAATTGACTGTCTATCATTTTTGGACCGTACACCTCAAGCATATTCTTGATGTTTTTCTTCGTTTCAGCGGTCATGGATGGGGAGTTCAACATCTCAATCAACTCCTGTCGTGACGCTGCATTTTCTTCAAGATATGAGCGATGACGCGAAACCCACTTTTTCAACTCTTGTTCGCCGAATGACTGAAGAGATGGACTGTATGTTAAACAAAGACCAATTAGTTTTTGGAGGACTTGGAATCCAGAGTCAGGGGACACTGCTGCCGCGCCAAAGAGTTCGGCCTCGTTATTGTATTTAAGCAGTTGAGCATGAGCTGTCGAAAAACATAGAACAGACAGCATGCTTAAAAAAAACGCCGCTAGTCGAATTTTACTTAGCGCGTTGGCGATAAGGACCGGCAATAGGCTTCTCATGTAATCCGATCGTGCGAAAAATAGTTGGAGCATCTTGCCACGGGGAAATTGCCAATGCAATACCAAGTTGCTTGTTCCCTCGAGTGGCTGGTTCTGGCCGGAACGAGTCATTTGCTAGTCTTGCGCCATTGTACGTCGACGCGTCCACTCGTCCACAACGTCGCCCATGCTCTTCTCAACACCGTTTCGTATCCATGCCATCAGATCGCGGTCAAATTTGAACTCCGGTCCACACTGATGTGAAAGAAAGCGCCGGACGTTCTGCGTATTTTTGTAGGCAGAATCGACCAACGTTGTTCGCGAAATTACTCCGCCGTGCCAATCAAATTTCATGAACAAATTCCTCCAACATCGTCATCAGTTTAGTGGGCGTCTTCGACCGTCCGATTTTGGCCGATCGCGGCGATCTTACAAACTCAGCTATTTTTTGCAAATTCAGCGAACAACAGAAAAAGTCATTTGGACAAAAATTGGACAAACTCGATGAGGAATAGAAAATTTCCCCTATGAGAGATCACTTAGTTCGATCCAGTCCATCATGAGCGCCACGAAAACACGCCTTTTACTGTAATTCACTGATTTCATTAGGTTTGATGCTGATTTCGCACACATGCAATTTATGCGCTATTTTTCTTGATTTCTGGATATTCTGCCGCTCACCGCACGTGCACTTGCTGCGGGTGTCGTGGAAACAATCAGGAAACGGGACTGCTTCGGTTCACGCGAACTCGGCGAAAGTCCGTAGCTTAGCAGCAAGTCCCCACCCACCAAAGGCTGCGGGTCCTGAAATGTGGTGTCAATAAGGTCCGGACTGCACACTAGGCAGCCTCAATGTCGCCTCCAACCCGCCTTCAGGCCGCTGCAGCAGCTCAAAAGCGCCGCCAAAACGCTCGGTAATAGCTACCACAATAGACAAACCCAAGCCGCTGCCCTGCCCCGAACCGCGCCGCCAGAAGCGCTCGGTCACCATCTCCAGCTCCTCGGCGCTCAGTCCCGGCCCGTGGTCCCGCACGCGGAACACACAAGCGTCCTTGGACGACTGCAGCTCCAGGCTGACGCCTTGCGCCGCCGGCGTATGGCGCAGCGCATTGTCGAGCAGGTTGCGCAGCGCGGTGACCGCCAGCGCTTGCGGCAAGGCCAGTTGCGCCGACTTGCCGCCGCTGTTGAAGACGATGCGGCCGGGAGCGTTGGTGCTGGCGTCGCGTATCGCCAGCTGCGCAACCTCTTCGGCGTCGGCGAGATTGCCGTCGTCCCAGGAAAATGGTCCTTCGATTTGCGACAGCGTCAGCAGCTGGCCGAGCGTGCGCTGCAGGCGCGCCACGCCTTCCTCTGCGTAATCCATGGCCACCGCGGCATCCTTGCCTTGGGTGATGCGCGCCACCTGCAAGTGCGTCTTGATGGCGGTCAGCGGGGTCCGCAGTTCATGCGCGGCATCGCTGGTGAAACGGCGTTCGCGGCTGATGGTCACGTTCATCCGCTGCAGCAATTTGTTCAGGGTGTTCACCAGCGGCAGCAGGTCGCGCGACATGGCTGCTTCCGGAATCGGCGTCAGCACTTCCGGCGCCCGGCTGGCCAGCGCCTGCCGCAGCCGCTCCAGCGGCGACAAGCCGTTTTTCACGCCGAACCACAGCACGATCAGGCTGCCTATCATGGCCACCACGAACGGCACCACGGCCGCCATCGTGACGTTGCGCAGCAGCGAGCTGCGTTCCGCCAGGCGATCGGCAGTGGTCACGCGCAAGCCGTCGGCTTCATAGGTATAGCTGCGCCAGCGTTCGCCCTTGATGAGGCGTTCGGAATAACCGGGAGCCACGGCAGCCACCGCTTCCAGGGTAGCGCCGGGGGTGCGGGCGATCACTTCGCCGCGCAAGGAAGTAATCTGGCAGTCGAAACTCTTCGCCATGGGCGGCATCTTCAAGGTTGACGCGCCCGGCTGCCCCTTGCGTCCGTCCCAGGCCGCGGGATTCTGCGACATCAGGCCGGCCACCATTTGCGCCGACATCGCCAGCCGCTGGTCGAGGGTGCGATGCACCTCTTCATCCAGGCTGCGCAGCATCCAGACCGATACCGCTCCCCACAGCAGGCTGAGCGAGATTCCGATCAGCAGCAGCAAGCGCAGGCGCAAGCTCATGGCTTCACCGCCGCGATCCGGTAACCGAGGCCGCGCACCGTTTCGATCAGGTCGGCGCCAAGCTTGCGCCGCAGATGATGGATGTGCACATTGAGGGCGTTGCTTTCGATCTCTTCATTAAAATGGTAGAGGCTGTCTTTTAGCTGGTCGGCGCTCAGGATGCGGCCGCAGGCTTGCAGCAATGCCGCCAGCAGCGCCAGTTCGCGCCGCGACAGGTCTACCGCCTGGCCGTGCAGCCAGACTTCGCCGCTGGCCGGGTCCAGGCGCAGGGGACCATGCTCGACGATATCGACGCTGCGGCCGGCGGCGCGGCGCAGCAAGGCGTGCAAGCGCGCCACCAGTTCGCTGAGATCGAAAGGCTTGAGCAGATAATCGTCGGCGCCGGCGCGCAAGCCCGCGACCCGATCCTCGACGGCGTCACGCGCGGTCAATACCAGTACCGGCAGCGCCATGCCCGCCGCCCGCAAACGCCGCAGCAGGCTCATGCCGTCTTCATCCGGCAAGCCAAGATCGAGGATGATCACGTCGCAATGCGAGGTAGCCAGCGCAGCTTCGGCCTGGGCGGCGCTGGCCACGCCATCGGCTGTCAGGCCGTGCGCCCGCAGGCCGGCCAGGATGCCGTGGGCGATCAGTTCGTCATCTTCTACCAGCAGTACACGCATAGGTTTTCCTCCATGCTGTCCAGTATTTCATGCCTGGATTATCGCATTGTTAACGCTGCCTTAATCCGCATGGGCCAGGATGTGCGCTTATCCTAATTCAGAGGTGCTTATTTATGTTACGGCTGCTGCGGTTCTTATTGGTGTTGCTGCTGCCCTTGCTGTCATGGCTGCCGGCGCACGCCGAGAACGATTTTTTGCCGCCGGAACAGGCGTTCCGGCTGAACGTGACCCAGGAGGGCCAGGGACAAGTGCGGCTGAACTGGCACATCAGCAAGGGTTATTACCTGTACCGCAAGCAGCTGAAGGTAGAGGCCGAGCCGGCCGGCGGCTTGCCGCAGATTGAATTTCCCGTGGGAACGATCAAGCACGACGAGTTCTTCGGCGAGAGCGAGGTTTATCACGATAGCCTCGAGCTGCTGGTGAACGCACGTGACGCCCGCGCTTTGCACATCGGCTGGCAGGGCTGCGCCGACGCCGGCCTGTGTTATCCGCCGCAAAACAAGCGTGTGGAACTGGCCGGCTCAGGACAGCCGCCGGCCACCGCCGCGCCAGCGGCCGCGCTGGGCGAGGACCAGAGCCTGGCCGCGCGCCTGGCGCAAGCCAACCTGGCTTGGATGCTGCTGGTGTTTTTTGGTCTCGGCCTGCTGATGACGTTCACGCCTTGCGTGCTGCCGATGATTCCAATCTTGTCCAGCATAATTGCAGGCAGCGGCGCCGGCCCAAAGCGCGGTTTTGTCCTGTCGCTGGCTTTCGTGCTGCCGATGGCGCTGACTTACGCCGTACTGGGCGCCGCCGCTGCATTGGCCGGCGCCAACTTGCAGGCGATGCTGCAGAATCCCTGGGTGCTCGGCGCATTCGGCCTGGTGTTTGTAGCGCTGGCGCTGGCGATGTTCGGTTTCTACGAGCTGCAATTGCCGGCCTTCCTGCGCAACCGCCTCGACCATGCCAGCCAGGGCCAGCGCGGCGGCACCGTGCTTGGCGCGGCAACGATGGGCGTGCTGTCGGCACTGCTGGTCGGCCCTTGCATGACGGCGCCGCTGGCCGGCGCCCTGCTGTACATCGGCGACAGCGGCGATGTCGTCAGCGGCGGTCTGGCCTTGCTGTCCATGGGGCTGGGCATGGGCGTGCCGCTGCTGCTGGTAGGAACGCTGGGCGCCAGGTTGCTGCCGCGTCCGGGCAACTGGATGAACCGGGTCAAGGCCCTGTTCGGCTTCATCTTGCTGGGCACCGCAATCCTGTTTCTGGCGCGCGTATTGCCGCCGGCCCTGGTGCTGGGCCTGTGGGGAGCATGGCTGCTGGCGCTTGCACTCAGCCTGCTGGCGCTGGCGCACAAGCTGGCAGCCGACGGCGGCCGCTTACTGGCGCGTTTCCTGGCTTTGCTGCTCGGGCTGTGGGGCGGACTGATGGTGATCGGCGCAGCAGCCGGCGCGCATGATCCTTTACAACCGCTGGCCTTTGCAGTGCGACCGACGGCAGGCGTCCAGGCTGGCGCCGCGCATGATTTCATGACACGCTTTGCCACAGTCAAGACAGCGCAGCAACTGGCCGAAGGCGTTGCTGCCGCCGGCCGCGGCGGCCAGTGGACGCTGGTCGATTATTACGCCGACTGGTGCGTCTCGTGCAAGGTGATAGAGCGCGACGTATTTTCCGATCCGCGCGTGCAGCAAGCACTGGCCGGCGTGCAGCTGCTGCGTCCCGACATCACCGCCAACAATGCGGACGACCGGGCGATGCTGGGCGCTTACCAGGCGTTCGGCGCGCCGACCATCCTGCTGATCGGACCGGACGGCAAGGAACATCGGGCCGAGCGCATCATCGGCGAACTCAGCGCCGACGAATTCCTGGCGCGCCTGCAACGGGCACAGGGGAAATCCTGACCATGTTGACAGTGAAACTCGGCCCGCTGGTGCTGCCGCTGTACCAGGCCATGCTGATCGTCTCCGTGCTGGCCGCCTACGGCGTGAGCTACCTGGTCGGAAGGCGGCAGAAAAACGCAAGCCTGGGCAATCTTTTGTCGGACATGCTGATCGCGGCATTGCTGGCGGCACGCCTGGTTTTTGTCGTGACCTGGTTCGAACTTTACCGGGCTGCGCCGTGGACCATGGTCGATATCCGCGACGGCGGCTTCACGCCCTGGGCCGGCATCCTGGCTGCGCTGCTGGTGGCAGCCTGGCGCGGCTGGCGCGAGGCTGCGATACGCAAGCCGCTGGTCCTTGCGCTGGCAGCCGGAACGCTGGCCTGGGGCACGATGTCCGGGATCCGGCACTGGCAGCAAAACGAGCCGGCGACCCTGCCGGCAACGCAGCTGACCACGCTGGCCGGCGAACAGACCGGGCTGGCCAGGCTGGCTGGCGGCAAACCGCTGGTGGTCAACCTGTGGGCCAGCTGGTGTCCGCCCTGCCGGCGCGAAATGCCGCTGCTCAGCGCCGCCCAGAAACAGCAGGACGGCATCGCCTTTGTTTTTGTCAACCAGGGCGAGGACCAGATCACCGTCCAACGTTACCTGAGCGAGAGCGGATTTGAGCTGTCGCATGTCCTGCTTGACCGCGACACCGGTCTCGGCAAGGCGGTTGGCTCGATGGCCTTGCCCACCACCTTGTTCTACGACAGCAACGGCCGCCTGCGAGACACCCATCTGGGCGAACTGTCGGCGGCTTCGCTGGCCGACAAATTGAAGCAATTGCACGAACCCACTAATCAACAGGAGTAAATCAGACATGCGTAAATATTCATTCATCATGGCCGCGCTGTTGCTAGCTGCAACCGGTGCGGCTCTCGCTGCACCCGCCGCCAGCTGGCCGGCGCCGATCAAGGCGCTGGAAGCGCAAGGGGTCGACATCGTCGGACGCTTCGACGCGCCGGGCGGACTGCAAGGCTACGCCGGCGTGCTGCAGCAGAAGTCGATGGCGATCTACCTGACCGCGGACGGCAAGCAGGCGATCGTCGGCACCATGCTCGACGCCAAGGGAGCCAACCTGTCTGAAGCGCCGCTGGAAAAACTGGTCAGCAAGCCGATGACGGAGAAAACCTGGAACCTGCTCGAAAAGAGCAGCTGGATTGCCGACGGCAGCAAGGATGCAAAACGCGTCATCTACACGTTTACCGATCCAAACTGCCCGTACTGCAATAAATTCTGGAACGATGCCCGGCCCTGGATCAAGTCCGGCAAGGTGCAGATACGCCACATCATGGTCGGCATCATCAAGGACAGCAGCAGCGGCAAGGCGGCGGCCCTGCTCAGCGCCAAAGACCCGCAAGCCGCCCTCAACCAGCATGAACTG
Coding sequences within it:
- the dsbD gene encoding protein-disulfide reductase DsbD, producing MLRLLRFLLVLLLPLLSWLPAHAENDFLPPEQAFRLNVTQEGQGQVRLNWHISKGYYLYRKQLKVEAEPAGGLPQIEFPVGTIKHDEFFGESEVYHDSLELLVNARDARALHIGWQGCADAGLCYPPQNKRVELAGSGQPPATAAPAAALGEDQSLAARLAQANLAWMLLVFFGLGLLMTFTPCVLPMIPILSSIIAGSGAGPKRGFVLSLAFVLPMALTYAVLGAAAALAGANLQAMLQNPWVLGAFGLVFVALALAMFGFYELQLPAFLRNRLDHASQGQRGGTVLGAATMGVLSALLVGPCMTAPLAGALLYIGDSGDVVSGGLALLSMGLGMGVPLLLVGTLGARLLPRPGNWMNRVKALFGFILLGTAILFLARVLPPALVLGLWGAWLLALALSLLALAHKLAADGGRLLARFLALLLGLWGGLMVIGAAAGAHDPLQPLAFAVRPTAGVQAGAAHDFMTRFATVKTAQQLAEGVAAAGRGGQWTLVDYYADWCVSCKVIERDVFSDPRVQQALAGVQLLRPDITANNADDRAMLGAYQAFGAPTILLIGPDGKEHRAERIIGELSADEFLARLQRAQGKS
- a CDS encoding DUF6434 domain-containing protein → MKFDWHGGVISRTTLVDSAYKNTQNVRRFLSHQCGPEFKFDRDLMAWIRNGVEKSMGDVVDEWTRRRTMAQD
- a CDS encoding HAD domain-containing protein, giving the protein MILFLDFDGVLHPFPMGPLDKPFSATGPLWKILENIPGISVVITSTWRERYSFSELIELLVAHGGKRFTERFLGVTPILESTTDYVPGIRQREIESWLASNVPENASYLILDDIEEYFDSNCKNLYLVDGVTGLTENDIGTIDLWLRSQV
- a CDS encoding response regulator, coding for MRVLLVEDDELIAHGILAGLRAHGLTADGVASAAQAEAALATSHCDVIILDLGLPDEDGMSLLRRLRAAGMALPVLVLTARDAVEDRVAGLRAGADDYLLKPFDLSELVARLHALLRRAAGRSVDIVEHGPLRLDPASGEVWLHGQAVDLSRRELALLAALLQACGRILSADQLKDSLYHFNEEIESNALNVHIHHLRRKLGADLIETVRGLGYRIAAVKP
- a CDS encoding TlpA family protein disulfide reductase, which produces MLTVKLGPLVLPLYQAMLIVSVLAAYGVSYLVGRRQKNASLGNLLSDMLIAALLAARLVFVVTWFELYRAAPWTMVDIRDGGFTPWAGILAALLVAAWRGWREAAIRKPLVLALAAGTLAWGTMSGIRHWQQNEPATLPATQLTTLAGEQTGLARLAGGKPLVVNLWASWCPPCRREMPLLSAAQKQQDGIAFVFVNQGEDQITVQRYLSESGFELSHVLLDRDTGLGKAVGSMALPTTLFYDSNGRLRDTHLGELSAASLADKLKQLHEPTNQQE
- the dsbG gene encoding thiol:disulfide interchange protein DsbG, whose translation is MRKYSFIMAALLLAATGAALAAPAASWPAPIKALEAQGVDIVGRFDAPGGLQGYAGVLQQKSMAIYLTADGKQAIVGTMLDAKGANLSEAPLEKLVSKPMTEKTWNLLEKSSWIADGSKDAKRVIYTFTDPNCPYCNKFWNDARPWIKSGKVQIRHIMVGIIKDSSSGKAAALLSAKDPQAALNQHELQHASGGIKPLGLIPANIRTQLDSNQQLMQQLGFFATPTVFYKDAGGILQTTQGAPRAEMLSTVLGPR
- a CDS encoding ATP-binding protein; this translates as MSLRLRLLLLIGISLSLLWGAVSVWMLRSLDEEVHRTLDQRLAMSAQMVAGLMSQNPAAWDGRKGQPGASTLKMPPMAKSFDCQITSLRGEVIARTPGATLEAVAAVAPGYSERLIKGERWRSYTYEADGLRVTTADRLAERSSLLRNVTMAAVVPFVVAMIGSLIVLWFGVKNGLSPLERLRQALASRAPEVLTPIPEAAMSRDLLPLVNTLNKLLQRMNVTISRERRFTSDAAHELRTPLTAIKTHLQVARITQGKDAAVAMDYAEEGVARLQRTLGQLLTLSQIEGPFSWDDGNLADAEEVAQLAIRDASTNAPGRIVFNSGGKSAQLALPQALAVTALRNLLDNALRHTPAAQGVSLELQSSKDACVFRVRDHGPGLSAEELEMVTERFWRRGSGQGSGLGLSIVVAITERFGGAFELLQRPEGGLEATLRLPSVQSGPY